A portion of the Ferrovum sp. JA12 genome contains these proteins:
- a CDS encoding YncE family protein, with translation MNSLVEPTTMFLSRFLTFLILLSCAGCVIAEEIPLHELMDVPLAGHATRLDYASLDPAKHLLFIAHLGDSNIMVFDTEKNKVIQVIPHIEHVHGVLVVPELNRVYASATTTNEVVVIDETSLREIARIPGGIYPDGMAYASREHKLYVSDEHGKTETVINTVNNQRVATIPLGSEVGNSQYDPVSHHVFVNAQTTNELLEIDPLPDRVINRYPLTHECIGAHGLLIDATDRLAFIACEGTHILVEFNLLSRSVMQSYIIVNQPDVLAFDEGQRLLYIAGEQGSVSLFRVGHGVNKIWQGLIGNNAHVVVTDPQTGRVYFPLMNVNGSPVLRIMH, from the coding sequence ATGAACTCTCTAGTTGAGCCCACCACTATGTTTCTCTCTCGTTTTCTGACTTTTTTGATCCTGTTGAGCTGTGCAGGGTGTGTGATTGCTGAGGAGATTCCTCTGCATGAATTAATGGATGTTCCTCTGGCTGGTCACGCCACCCGTTTGGATTATGCGAGTCTAGATCCTGCTAAGCATCTTCTGTTTATCGCGCACCTTGGGGATAGTAACATCATGGTGTTTGATACAGAAAAAAATAAGGTCATTCAAGTTATTCCTCACATAGAACATGTTCATGGCGTGTTGGTAGTCCCTGAGTTAAACCGAGTCTACGCTTCAGCCACTACCACGAACGAAGTGGTTGTCATTGATGAAACGAGCTTACGGGAGATAGCTCGAATTCCTGGGGGTATTTATCCAGATGGCATGGCCTACGCCTCTCGAGAACATAAATTGTATGTCTCCGACGAACATGGAAAAACTGAAACGGTTATTAATACGGTGAATAATCAGAGAGTCGCTACCATTCCCTTAGGGAGTGAGGTGGGAAATTCGCAATACGATCCTGTCTCCCATCACGTTTTTGTGAATGCACAAACCACTAACGAGCTCCTTGAAATTGATCCCTTACCAGATCGCGTGATCAACAGGTATCCCTTAACCCATGAGTGCATAGGTGCCCATGGTTTATTAATTGACGCTACAGATCGCTTGGCCTTTATTGCCTGTGAAGGGACTCATATTTTAGTGGAGTTTAATCTGTTATCAAGGAGTGTGATGCAGAGCTACATCATTGTGAATCAACCAGATGTGTTGGCCTTTGATGAAGGGCAACGACTACTTTATATCGCCGGAGAGCAGGGCAGTGTGTCCCTATTCAGGGTGGGTCATGGGGTCAATAAAATATGGCAAGGTTTGATCGGTAACAATGCCCATGTGGTGGTTACAGATCCACAGACCGGTCGGGTGTATTTTCCATTAATGAATGTGAACGGATCTCCAGTATTAAGGATTATGCATTAG